Genomic window (Candidatus Methylomirabilis sp.):
GTCGTCATGGTATCGCACGACATGGGTGAAGCCTTTGCACTCGCCACCAAGCTGGGGGTCCTGGATCAGGGGCGCCTCGTGGCGCTTGATACTCCGGAGGCCATCGCCCGCGCCGCCGATCCGAGGATCCGGTTGTTCCTCAACGCCATGCCGCCAGTACCGGTCATCGCCCGTGATACTGATTAACTTCTGGATCGCCCATCGGGCCGACATGCTGGGCGCGATTGCTCAGCATCTGCTGCTTACGCTGGTTGCGACCGTCGCGGCGATCGCTATCGCGGTCCCGCTCGGGATCGTGGCGGCGCGACGCCCTCGACTGGGCGCGGTGCTGCTGACTTTCGCCAATATCGCTCAGACGGTGCCCAGTCTCGCTATGTTCGGATTCCTGGTGGCGCTGCCGCTGATTGGGGGAGTCGGCGCCCGCAGTGCCCTCATCGTGCTTATCCTCTATGCGCTACTGCCGGTCATGCGCAACACGGTCGCCGGTATCCAGGGGATCGATCGGGCGGCTCGGGATGCGGGTGTGGCTCTTGGGATGACACCGCAACAGTTGCTGCTGCAGGTCGAGTTGCCGCTGGCGATGCCGACGATGGTAGCGGGGGTGCGGGTGGCCGCGGTGGTCGGCGTGGGCGCCGCCACGATTGCCGCCGCCATCGGCGCCGGAGGGCTCGGCGACTATATCTTCCGGGGTCTCTCCATGACCGAGCCGACCCTGATCCTGGCGGGCGCGGTGCCGGCTGCGCTCCTCGCCCTTACGGTGGACGCCTCACTCGGATGGCTCGAGCGCGCCATGACACCGGGGGCTGCCCAATCGCGGCGCGTGACGGCCCGGGCCCTGACAGCCGTCGGGATCGTCCTGGCACTGATCGTGACGGGTAGCTTCGCCATCTCTGGGCGCTGGGGCTCTCGAGTCATCATCGGGTCGAAAAATTTTTCCGAACAGGTCATCCTCGGCGAGCTCTTGGCCCAGGTGATCGAGCGGACAACCGATCTCAGGGTTGAGCGTCGTCTCAATCTCGGCGGCACGTTCATCGCCGATCAGGCGCTCCGCTCCGGCGCCATCGACGCCTACGTCGAGTACACGGGAACGGCTCTGACCGCGATCTTTCATCAACCGGTGGCTCGGGATCATGCGGATGTGCTCGCGCGCGTCACTGCAGCGTATACGGAGACCGGTCGCACAGTCCTGTCGCCCCTCGGCTTCAATAATACCTTCGCGATCCTCATTCGAGCCGCCGAGGCGCGGCGACTCAACCTCAAAACAATCAGCGATGCGGCGCCGCATACGCCAAGCTGGAAGGCCGCCTTCGGATACGAATTCCTGGAACGCGAGGACGGCTACAAAGGACTGGTACAGACCTACAGGCTGCGATTTAGTGAGACGCCGCATGTGATGGATCTGACGCTGAGCTACCGCGCGCTTGCCGGCGGCTCTGTCGATCTGATCGCCGGCGAGGCGACCAGTGGGCTGATCAAGGGGCTCGATCTGTACATGCTCGAGGATGACCGGCACTATTTCCCGCCCTACCACGCCATTCCCGTCGTCCGAACAGAAACGCTGGCAGCTCACCCGGAGCTTCGAACGGCAATCGAGCGATTAGCAGGACGGATCTCGGAGAAGGTGATGCGACAGATGAACTACGATGTGGATGTCGGCCACCGCGATGCCGCAGTCGTCGCGCGGGAGTTCCTTGACCGACTTGGGTTACAATCGCCGGCCCGGTGAGGAATAGGTCTCGGCACCATCGATGCCGATCTCCGTTCTCTCCTGTAACCCGAGACGGTGGTTCGCGCAGTCATCTTCCTTTGAAAAAATAGGTCATGTGGTTTTGTCCGGCCAGGGGCAGAGGTGGCGGACTGGGCAGTGGGGGCAGTCGGGTCGCTTGGCGGTGCAGACGGCCCGGCCGTGGAAGACGAGCAGGTGGGTGAGGAGGGTCCACTTCTCCTTTGGGATGATCCGGCAGAGCTGAGCTTCGATCTCATCCGGCTTGTCGCTGGCGGCCAGGCCGAGGCGGTTGGCTACCCGCGTGACATGGGTGTCCACCGCAATCCCCTCGGTAATGCCGAAGGCGTTGCCCAGAACGATGTTGGCGGTCTTGCGCCACACGCCTGACAGCGTAATCAACTCATTCATCGTCTGCGGCACCTGCCCGCCGAACTCCTCGACCAGCTTCTTGCAGCAGCCAATGATATTCCTGGCCTTGTTGCGGTAAAAGCCCGTCGATCGGATCGCCTCCTCCAGCTCCACCGGCTCGGCATCGGCAAACGACTTCGGCGTTGGATACTGTTTAAACAGCCCCTTCGTGACTTGATTGACACGCTCGTCGGTACATTGGGCGGCCAGGATCGTGGCGATCAACAATTGAAACGGATTCTTGAAATCCAGCGTCACGTGGGAACCAGGGTAGGTTTGCTCAAGGACGACCACGATCTGCTTGGCTTTGGCGGGGGTAGCAGTACGGATATCGCTTTTTTGCGGCTTCGACTTGATCACCCTGCTGTCTCCCGAGGAGTGCCGCTGAGATCCAAGGACCCGATCAGATCAGTGACGCGGCTAACCTTGTGGCGGACGAGATACGCCTCGATGCCATCGATGATTCGCTCGGCGCTGCTCGGCGAGGTGAAGTTGGCGGTCCCGACTGCGACGGCGGTCGCACCGGCGATCAGGAACTCCAGCGCATCGTCGGCCGTCATGATCCCGCCCATCCCGATCAGCGGCAGCTTGACCGTTCGGGCGACCTCCCACACCATTCGGACAGCGATTGGCCGGATGGCGGGGCCGGAGAGCCCGCCGGTCACATTGCCGAGCTTCGGCCGCCGACTTCGCACGTCGATGGCCATACCGATCAGCGTGTTGATGAGGGAGAACGCATCAGCCCCGCCATCCGCCAGTGCCCTTGCCATCTCAGCAACATCAGTGACGTTCGGGGAGAGCTTCGGAATAAGTGGGAGTCGAGTGGCCTGTCGCACACACGCGACCAGCTTGTTGGCCAGTATGGCATTGCAGCCGAAGACCAGGCCGTCGGCTACATTGGGGCATGAGATGTTCAACTCGATCCCGCTGATTCCCTCCTGATCGCTCAGCCTCTTCGCCAGTTCAACGTAGTCCTCGATCGACTCGCCGGCGATATTAACGATGATCGGGGGGCCCAACTTCCTGAGGTAGGGCAGTTTCTCCTCGATGAAGGCTTGCAGACCAACGTTCTGAAGACCAATGGCATTGAGCATCCCGGCCGGGGTCTCGACGATCCGTGGAGGCTGGGCCCCGGCTCGTGGACGCAGCGTGATGGTCTTGACGACGATGGCCCCCAGACGTGAGAGGTCCAGGAAAGGCTCAAACTCCTGAGCATAGCCAAACGTCCCGGAGGCAGTCATCACCGGATTTTGCATCGCAATTCCCGCGACGGTCACGCTCAGATCCGGCTGTTTGGCGCGGCTCACCACAGATTTCACGGTTTCATGCCCCGCACGGGCGCACGCAGTGCGCCCCTACATGCGCCCGCGTCCGTTCCTTTTCGACGGCTGCCCGGTAGCATTTTTGGAGATGTTGCGTCACAGGGCCAGGACTGCCGGTACTGATCTTGCTGCCATCAACGAAGATAAGCGGCATGATCTCCTTCAGGGAACCGGTCAGGAACGCTTCGTCAGTCACGAGGAGATCGTTGAGATGAACCGGGGCTTCGCTGACCCTCAGACCATCTTTCTTAGCCAGCTCGATAATCACATCCCGGGTAATTCCTGGCAAGAGTCCAGAGCTTAAAGGAGGGGTTGTCAATACCCCTTTCGAGAATGAGAACAGGTTACTCGTGGCTCCCTCGACGACGCAGTCATCGTGATCGACAAACAGGGCCTCCTGAGCCCCTTCACGGCGCGCTTGGGCCATTGCCAGCATGTTATAGAGGTAGTCGAGCGACTTGATCTGAAGCGGGTTGAATGGGCTTCCCCAGTGAACCGTGATCACGCCGATTCCGACCTGTTGACGTTCGGCGATTCCCGCGTCCAGGGGCCTGGCAACCAGCAGCAATGTGGGCGAGGAGGGGGCATCAGAAGGCAGGAGGGAACCGAGCACGTCCGGGCCTCTCGTCACCGTCAGCCGCAAAGAGGCATCAACAGCCTGAAGGCGATTGCGCCGGAGCAGCTTACTCATCACCTGCCGCCACTCACCCACGTCACCTTTGAACGGAATCCCGATCTGATCGGCGCCCTTCTTGAGGCGAGCAAGGTGGCATTCGAGGCTAAAGACCCACCCGGCATATGCTCGAATCGTTTCGAAGAGGCCGTCGCCATACGAGAACCCTCGGTCGAACGCTGACACCTTTGCCCGCTCAGCCTGCACGTAGCGCCCGTTCAGATAGACAACGGCCATCCGCTTCCTTTACCTCCCAAAGCCAGCGCCGACGCCGAGGGTCCGAAAGAAGGTTTCGGCCTTTAATAACGTCTCCTCGTACTCCCGTGCCGGTGAGGAATCAGCCACGATTCCGCCGCCGGTCTGGAAATAGATCCGTCCGCCTGTTACGATGGCCGTTCGAATAGCGATGTTCAACTCCATCGCGCCGGAGAACCCGATGAACCCGATCGCCCCGGTGTAGAGGCCACGAGCCGTCGGCTCCACCTCGTCGATCACCTCCATCGCGCGGATCTTGGGGGCTCCGGTGATAGAGCCGCCAGGAAATGTGGCCCGCAGACAGTCGATCGGATCTGTCCCCTCCTCGAGGATGCCTGCCACGGTTGAGACCATATGGTGGAGGGTGTGATAGGTTTCGATCGTCTCGAATTGCTCCACATGCACGGAACCGACCTGACATATCCTGCCCAGATCGTTCCGCTCTAAGTCCACGATCATGACATGCTCGGCGCGCTCCTTGGGATCGCGGCGCAATTGACCAATGATGCGCGCATCCTCCTCTACCGTCATCCCGCGAGGGCGTGTCCCCTTGATTGGACAAGTCGAGATCCGGTTCCCTTCCACCAGCAGGAACCGTTCCGGGGAGTTGGACAGCACCTGAAAGGGACCACAGTGCAGATACGCCCCAAAGGACGCAGGGAAGCGGCTCCGCAGGCGCCGGTAGAGGGCCCAGGGGTCACCCGAGAAGTAAGCGGCGAAGCGCTGCGAGATGTTGGCCTGATAGATGTCGCCCGCCGCGATGTACTCTAGCACCGCCTCCAGCGCCTTGAAGTAGTGCGTCTTTGACATGTTGCTTTCAAGGGGGGCCTCGGTATGCGGTAACTCGGGCGGCACGCTACCGGCGAGCCGGGCCCGTCGAATCAGGTCAAGGCCTTCCTGTAACCGCTTCCGAGCCCTTTGCTCCCGCTCGGCGCCTGGGGGGAGCGGTAAGCCGGATGAGGTGACGAGAAGCTGGCCCGTTCCCGGTTCGAACCAGAAGAGGAGGTCGTAAAAATGGATCACGCAGTCCGGCAGCCCAAGGTCGTCCACCGCCACAGCCGGCACTGTTTCGAGATGGTGTCGGAGATCGTACCCAAAGTAGCCGATGGCGCCGGCGCCTGGAAATTCCCGGATAGGCGCGGTGTCACCAAATTGCTGGAGAAGCGTCTGAAGGTGCCGGAAGGGATCACCGGTGAGTCGGCGTAGCTCACCCTGGAGCGAGATGGTAATTTCCTGTCCTTTCGCCGAGAAGGTAAGGAACGGATCATAGCCGAAGCACGTAGCCCGCCAGCGATTGACAGCCCAAGGGTCAGCATCCAGGAGGCTGGAGCCTGGCCGGGCGGCGACCAGACCGAAAAGATCCGTGAGGACCGGCGGATTCGGAACTTCCTCTGTGAGGAGGTCGAAAGAGTGGTGTGGAACGCGAGGAGCGGGAATAGAAGACGACGGGGTCATAGGGGTTATCTCTGATGGGACCAGAGGATGTCACGGGCGTCGAAGACCGGTCCGTCCTTGCAGACGAGGCGGTAGGTCCGATCTTGTCCGCCCCCCTTCACCGGTACGACGCAGCCCATGCAGGCTCCGAAGCCGCAGGCCATGCTCGCTTCCAGGGAAGCCTGGTATGGCAGCTCATATTTTTCGGCAAGCGACGCAAGGGCCGCCAGCATAGGATACGGGCCGCAGGCATAAATACTGGTGTCGGGTGTCGGGTGTCGGGTGTGAAGATACTGCTCCAGCAGCTCGGTCACCAACCCTTTCTGACCCGCACTGCCGTCTTCTGTGGTCACGTGAATCTTTGCGCCGGCCCGCCTAAAATCGGCGGTACACAGCAGATCAGCCTTCGATCTCCCGCCGAGAAAGACGGTCATCTTCGTTCCGCGTGATGTCCGGCGCGCAGCCAGCGCCTCGGCAAGGGCAGCGATGGGAGGGGCGCCGATTCCACCGGCAATCAAGAAAATGTCTGTGACGGAACGTGGAACCTCAAAGCCGTTCCCCAGGGGCCCGAGGACGCGGAGCGACCTCCCTGGCCGCATCGCCGCCAAGAGTGTCGTCCCGCGACCACACACCTTGTAGAGGATCTCCACCTGGGCTGTGCCCAGTTTTGGGTTCGCGAAAGAGCCTTTTTGAACTTGAAACTT
Coding sequences:
- the pabB gene encoding aminodeoxychorismate synthase component I; amino-acid sequence: MTPSSSIPAPRVPHHSFDLLTEEVPNPPVLTDLFGLVAARPGSSLLDADPWAVNRWRATCFGYDPFLTFSAKGQEITISLQGELRRLTGDPFRHLQTLLQQFGDTAPIREFPGAGAIGYFGYDLRHHLETVPAVAVDDLGLPDCVIHFYDLLFWFEPGTGQLLVTSSGLPLPPGAEREQRARKRLQEGLDLIRRARLAGSVPPELPHTEAPLESNMSKTHYFKALEAVLEYIAAGDIYQANISQRFAAYFSGDPWALYRRLRSRFPASFGAYLHCGPFQVLSNSPERFLLVEGNRISTCPIKGTRPRGMTVEEDARIIGQLRRDPKERAEHVMIVDLERNDLGRICQVGSVHVEQFETIETYHTLHHMVSTVAGILEEGTDPIDCLRATFPGGSITGAPKIRAMEVIDEVEPTARGLYTGAIGFIGFSGAMELNIAIRTAIVTGGRIYFQTGGGIVADSSPAREYEETLLKAETFFRTLGVGAGFGR
- the nth gene encoding endonuclease III, whose product is MIKSKPQKSDIRTATPAKAKQIVVVLEQTYPGSHVTLDFKNPFQLLIATILAAQCTDERVNQVTKGLFKQYPTPKSFADAEPVELEEAIRSTGFYRNKARNIIGCCKKLVEEFGGQVPQTMNELITLSGVWRKTANIVLGNAFGITEGIAVDTHVTRVANRLGLAASDKPDEIEAQLCRIIPKEKWTLLTHLLVFHGRAVCTAKRPDCPHCPVRHLCPWPDKTT
- a CDS encoding dihydroorotate dehydrogenase electron transfer subunit; the protein is MAAASEVQVEVVANRQIAPEYFSMRLVGPRHLARFRPGQFLMLGWPDGRDPLLPRPMSIRCASQFKVQGVKFQVQKGSFANPKLGTAQVEILYKVCGRGTTLLAAMRPGRSLRVLGPLGNGFEVPRSVTDIFLIAGGIGAPPIAALAEALAARRTSRGTKMTVFLGGRSKADLLCTADFRRAGAKIHVTTEDGSAGQKGLVTELLEQYLHTRHPTPDTSIYACGPYPMLAALASLAEKYELPYQASLEASMACGFGACMGCVVPVKGGGQDRTYRLVCKDGPVFDARDILWSHQR
- a CDS encoding glycine betaine ABC transporter substrate-binding protein, whose translation is MILINFWIAHRADMLGAIAQHLLLTLVATVAAIAIAVPLGIVAARRPRLGAVLLTFANIAQTVPSLAMFGFLVALPLIGGVGARSALIVLILYALLPVMRNTVAGIQGIDRAARDAGVALGMTPQQLLLQVELPLAMPTMVAGVRVAAVVGVGAATIAAAIGAGGLGDYIFRGLSMTEPTLILAGAVPAALLALTVDASLGWLERAMTPGAAQSRRVTARALTAVGIVLALIVTGSFAISGRWGSRVIIGSKNFSEQVILGELLAQVIERTTDLRVERRLNLGGTFIADQALRSGAIDAYVEYTGTALTAIFHQPVARDHADVLARVTAAYTETGRTVLSPLGFNNTFAILIRAAEARRLNLKTISDAAPHTPSWKAAFGYEFLEREDGYKGLVQTYRLRFSETPHVMDLTLSYRALAGGSVDLIAGEATSGLIKGLDLYMLEDDRHYFPPYHAIPVVRTETLAAHPELRTAIERLAGRISEKVMRQMNYDVDVGHRDAAVVAREFLDRLGLQSPAR
- a CDS encoding aminotransferase class IV, with amino-acid sequence MAVVYLNGRYVQAERAKVSAFDRGFSYGDGLFETIRAYAGWVFSLECHLARLKKGADQIGIPFKGDVGEWRQVMSKLLRRNRLQAVDASLRLTVTRGPDVLGSLLPSDAPSSPTLLLVARPLDAGIAERQQVGIGVITVHWGSPFNPLQIKSLDYLYNMLAMAQARREGAQEALFVDHDDCVVEGATSNLFSFSKGVLTTPPLSSGLLPGITRDVIIELAKKDGLRVSEAPVHLNDLLVTDEAFLTGSLKEIMPLIFVDGSKISTGSPGPVTQHLQKCYRAAVEKERTRAHVGAHCVRPCGA
- a CDS encoding dihydroorotate dehydrogenase — its product is MVSRAKQPDLSVTVAGIAMQNPVMTASGTFGYAQEFEPFLDLSRLGAIVVKTITLRPRAGAQPPRIVETPAGMLNAIGLQNVGLQAFIEEKLPYLRKLGPPIIVNIAGESIEDYVELAKRLSDQEGISGIELNISCPNVADGLVFGCNAILANKLVACVRQATRLPLIPKLSPNVTDVAEMARALADGGADAFSLINTLIGMAIDVRSRRPKLGNVTGGLSGPAIRPIAVRMVWEVARTVKLPLIGMGGIMTADDALEFLIAGATAVAVGTANFTSPSSAERIIDGIEAYLVRHKVSRVTDLIGSLDLSGTPRETAG